In Opisthocomus hoazin isolate bOpiHoa1 chromosome 12, bOpiHoa1.hap1, whole genome shotgun sequence, the sequence AACAGAGCGGTGTGATTCTCCTGGCAGATTCGCTTGGCTGGTGCTTCAGTGCCATCTTCTAGGAGAATGCCTCTCTTCTTTGTGGGAGTTTCTCCTGTTCTAACCATGCTGTTAATTTCCTTTAGCctctggagaggggaaaaaagagtagAGTTATCTCCCATCATTGCGACTACCAAAATACAAAGTACACTTTTGTGCATTGCGTTACAGGGGGATTACACGTGCTTCAGTTCTGGAGATCGGTGTTGTACCAAGCGCTGTGACAGACTAACCTTTTTAGTCACTGTACTGGTCTCTCTGTTACCATATGCTAGAGCCTCTCAGACACTCAAGCAAGTTTGTTGCTTCAACACATGCAGAGCTGAAAGGCCTTCCAGCCATAGTGATGACTGTTATGTTACAGCACAGAGACAACAGGTTCTATCTAGAATGAAGATGCTTCTGAAGGAGGATTTCCGCTTCCTTCTTGGTGACCAGAGATCACAGGATTTAGCCTATTACATATTCACCTGGTAAGGATTTCATGTTAAGAGccgtttggtgggttttttccctgacTAGGTAGACAAGAGCATGCACTTGTGGTTAATGCTCTGCTCCTTGAACAGTCTCCATACCGCATAACCCGTGCGTTACCTGAAAGCAAAGGGTGGCATTGCCACGCCTCTCAAGGCTTGCATGTGTACCAGTACAAAGAGTAACTTCTCAAAGTACAGAAGTAGCTTGGACACCTAATTGCTTTACAGCTTCTTAGATACCTGAACTGACAGTTTGAAGAGGGTTAGATGAGAAAGTACATCTTAGCCAATGTAAAAAGAAAGGTGTGTTGCTCAATCTTCTCCAgtttcaccactgaaaagaaaaaggtagaatTTAAGGATTTATAAAAGCAAACCGAAACCCTGTAGTCTCACCTTAGATGGGCTGCtgctgaaataataaaatattttctctcgaGGAGAGAGAGCAGACTCATTTTTGTGTGGTGAGATGTAGACCGGGTGATTCTGGGACAGCTGTATTCTGCGAGGGGAGCCAATCCTTACAAACGGGTAGGGCGAGAGCGGAGGAGAATCGATCTGctcaagagaaaatgaaaatcactCAGTAGCTGGTATCTGATCTCAGGTGTCACTACCTTAAGGCTTTTGTGAGTTGGTCACCTTGAACACAGTGTAGTTTTTTCCCACTAATGTCATACTATACATACTTACAACAGATTCAAGTTTTGTTATGTTATCAGGCCAGATTAGTACTTCTTTTTACTTACTTTTCTAACCCTGTCTGAGGCTGGCGGCTGACACTGCTCAGTGCTGTGTGTTTCATACAGGAGAACCAGCAAATAGGCATCAAAGCTACTTAATATTTCAGCAGCAAAATATGTCCTTGAGGTGGAAATTACTGtcataaaaaaatataatctcTTGAATTTGCTTAAAGGGAGGTTTAGCTGAGAGTACTTTACTGCATGTATGGTAAAAGAAGATCTATTTACTAATGAAAAGCACAGAATTTAACTTACTGCATTTGAAGTATACTTCAGGGCAAACTCTTTAATCTGCTCGATGTAGATGTTGTTATAGAATTGTATAAGGTCCCCTCGCTCTTCCTCCTCGGTGTCACTGTTGGCACCTGTCAGTCGGGTTGGAGTGGGGGGAGCGCTGTTGGGGTGTGGCacaggcagggtgctgctggatCGCATGACCGGGCTGGAGTCCCGGCTGGCTGTGAGGGTGAGCGCAATCTCCGTTATTCAGCCTCAGCAGTTCAATGCACTTCAATCTCTTTAACCCCAGACATTCAGCCGCAAACCAAAACAGTGTTCCAGATGCATGCACTGCCGTATAGCGACTGTGAAGCTGGTGTCAATATCTGCGATGCCAATTTTGTTCCCTTAGCATCTTTCGTTACAAAAGAGCAGTATGTTGTTAAAAACCAACAAGCTGCTGAGTATGTGTACGGAAACACGTTTGATTTCTAACGTCTTGCTGGATAAACTGCAAGTGGCTTTTCTGTATAAGCTGAGTTTCATCACTATATAAGCAGAGCTAAAACTCCCTTTTTCAGGCATTTGTGCTGTACTTTTAACAGTAGCTCTTCCTTGTTGCCAGCTGGCACAATTTCACATAAGGAACAGCAGTATTTTTCAGCTAGTAGCAGAAATATTTGGTGTGGTAATACTTCCTGATGGTTTAATGTGGGAAGTTGCCAAatatatgtaattatttttcctcccctccctggcaCCTGTCTGTGACAGAAAACATTAATACCTACAGTTTATACTGTCATCTATTGAATGTCTTGAAAACTGGTGGCAGGAATAGACAGCATCACTTATTTGCTTTCCTTTATAAAAGTTAATTCAAGGAAAATGTGTTGGTTCAAATATCAAGGAAAGAACCTTCAGAGATGTCAGATATGCTGAAATAGATGCTGTGGGTGGCCAGTTTGTTCTTATCTCTGGAGACAGCCAGCTACTGCTTCTCAGctaaaacactgaaagaaacagCTGCAGCTCCATGATTGTGGTAAGTAAAAGAGTAACTGTGAACAGGGGCTAGCACTGATTCCCTTTCATTCTACAAAGATGTGGTCTGTGGTGTGCAAACTGAACTCAAGAGTTCAGGCCAGCCATCGTCGTAAACTCTTGAGGTAAGCTCATGTGATGATAGGTTCAAAACTGTCAAAGCGGGTGTAATATTAAGCCTGATTTATAGTAACGCTTAAATGTTATGAATATATTCTTAATTGTGTCCAAGTTTAGCAAAGAAGGAACTGTTTGGGGTGGAGTGACACAAAATCCAGCTCCTACTTTATGCACACTCTTTTGGGAATGGAATTAAAACCAAACATCGGGAGTCTGGAATCACttacttctttctttgtttctctctttacTTCTGTCTGTAGGCGAGTTCCGCTGGctactgctgtcactgctgctggaGCGGTGGCGGCGTCTCCTGCCTTTTATCAGGACGCTGCGATAGACctgcagggaagaagaggagcgTGACAAAGGGAGGATGATCACATGTGCAGTCATGTAGTCAGGAAACAATAGTCTGCATCTTGTATCTGCTTTTTAGAAACTTCACTGTGGTATCGAATTGCTTCATACAGGGGAAAATACAGCCTCCTAAGAGGAGTATTATCCAGTAGGCGCTGCCTCCTTGGGTTTGAGGTAAAGGTATTTCTATTTTGGATGTAGTTTAGCTTAAAAAGCTTTCTGTAGTGCAGTATTCTGGATACAACTGCTGTCTTCAGAGGAGAGTGGCTCACAGAGTGCATTCATTTAATACTAAATGTTACTTTAAAAAGCGATCCATTTCTAAAATAGAACTAAGGCATTTAATAAACCAGATACCGCGTTGTTTAATACGAACTGTACCTACATGACTTTTGGCTTGTGGTTGTGTCCGGTAGCAGCGCATAATGTTCTGAAATGATCTGTCTTCCTTCGTAACCTAAGAGTGGATGAATAGAAAAGGTTAATAGCTTTTTCTGTCATTCCATTTGTTTGTTTCAGGGTTCTTGTGTGtggtgtttggttggtttggggcttttttgaggAATTATAATCTTTGGAATGTTGAGTCttaaagaaattttttgtttatttgttttttctttattagcGCCTTACCTTAGACATGACATAGATGGCACACATCAGCAGCTGATCCAAATGTCTGTCCATCATGATGTCAGGGCAATGCACCAAGGAGTACTCAAAACACGTCCAGATCTTTTTCCGCAGCTCATCAGATATATCGAGTTTGACACAGAGATCTCGCAGGCGAACACTAGCTAAATGGTACACCTGTTGAAATGGAGACTGCTCAGGGCCACAGCAATGGGACTTTTCTTACTCAGTTGAAAGGGTAGCTCAGACTTGCACACCGTAGAACTTGTGCAAATGATAAGCCAAGGGAAGAATAACTCAATTTAACTTTTTTGTTTAGAGGACATAGACATTCCTAGTACTGGTACTGATGCTAAGAAAACATGAATTATCCTGAGCACAAGAAGGGCACTGCATAGCCTGCAGAAACCACCATATTGAATAAACCAGAATGTCTCAAAGGTGAATTGCTTTCTTTTAAAGAGCTTAAAGAAAATGGACACCTTTAAGTACCTGCTGGCCAAGTACATCATCTATTTCACAGCTTGTGGTGGCTGTGGTGATAGTCTACTCCTTTGCTAGGGAGAATTTGCCTGTATAAGAAAACTACTCTTCACGTATGTCCATGACTAGACAAAGGGTATAGATTAACTTTGAAATGGAATATGCTCTTGTTATCGCTAATAAGtagtacatattttaaaaatcactgaagGCTTACCAAAATACAAACTAAGTAAAGCACAAATTAGACTGAAAAGTACCTTTCTAAAAAAGAGTGAAAGTGAGCCCATCTTCCGAGGCCTGCTGGACGTGGCAGTGGTAAATTGCTGGGTTTGTCTTTGCTCTCCCGGAGAGATCTGCTGAACAGTCAGCTGGCCTGGTAACTGCAGTGTTGCCCCAGTCATCTGAGGGTTCAGGGTACTAGCAAGAGTCTGGGCACTCAGAGGTGGAATGGGACCAGAGACACCCGGAGGCTGGGTACCTACGTTTACTTGGACTGGGAAGAAAGTTATTCCTCCATTTTCATTGGCAATACCtgtaatttaacaaaaaaactCTGAAATAAGAGCAagctgtggtggtggtggaggtgtttgtggttttgttgttgttgttttcttaagAATTCAGTAATTCTTTTATTAGTTGCTTATAACTATATGTTTAGTGTATTATATATGAAACTGTTTCATCAAAATTCTTTGGCCGAAGTTTTTAACACTAATGCAACTGTCGTCTTGTGCTAGTTCAGGAAGGAAGGCTTACTGAAATAACTAAGTTTTACAAAATAGATGTTGGCAGTCCTTGTGCTGTACATGTTCTGTCTCCAAATTCTGCTCATCTGTTCATATAATTCTTCACAGTTATGAATCCTTAAACatactttttttctccactggCGTACATGTTCCTTCCTCTCGCCGTTACTGTGTACTAATACTGTGATGGGAACAAGCCTGAATAATTCTACAGTAGCTTTTCTCTCACCTTGTACTGGTATTGTAACAGTTTGCCCATTATTGGCCGTTACGGTTGCAGTTGCCACTGTAACCAGCGTCTGGCCAGGCACTGGAGTTACTGACATGGCTTCGGGATTCATGTTCTGCACAGGCACCGTATTGACCACGGGCTGTTGGGGAGCTCTGACTGGAGTTCCATTGTCAGAGGTATTATCGTTATCGACAAACAGTCTTCTCCTTGTAGGGTTGGCTGTAGGAGAACTGTATCTGTCATACAGGGTAGTTGGAGAGGATGAAAGGCCTGCGgattaaaaaacacacacacacatatttatttttttatatatatatatatatgttaaccTCTTGATGTATAATCCTTCATTATACAAATACTTGAAAGATATCTAATGAGAAATGAAATGCATCATGCAAGGCccttcaaaaaacatttttaaaagcacatttgTCTGACAGATTGCTTTTAGAGATTAATTTCAAATAATGTTGTGTTTAATAATTTTCTACGCTAATGTATTATGTTTTATTTATCCAGAGAAAAAGTTTGAGACTTCATGTAACTAAACATATAGTGGAGCTTCTGTTTTGGTATAACAATAAGGCAAACTGTTCAGTTGCGACTGATCAGAAGATAAGTAGTGtgtataaatattatttaatgtatgcatacatatatactgTTCATATACATAACCTCCTGAAAACACCCTatcaaaacagtattttgttCACACTGAAATGACAAATGCATTGGTCTTAGACGTCTAACCCACCTCTGTGAGTTGCAACAGAAAGACCTTTGACAAATGTGTTTTGCCATTAACCGTACGTTGACATGAAAGCAGCTTCCTTGCTGTACACCTCTTAGACCATGGCttcaatttttaaatttaagaagTGTGTGTtacgcttaaaaaaaaaaaaatctcaccttttCTTGGTCCTCCAGTTTCAGCACGAACCTCGTTTATTCGTCTTGGTGTCAGTGGTGAACCTACAACACTGTTCCCAGCAGACCTCTCAAAATACTGAGGTGGCATtacctaaaatatttttacttttattagaGTGTCTGTATCACAGATTGACTACACAACAAACTCTTAAAAGCTTTTGCACTATGACTTTTGAACAGCAGAActgcatggaaaaaataaaaacaaaatcactGGAAAAACTTACCCTAAGCATAACTAAAACTTTGTAGTGATTGTGCTACTGAAGAAGATACAGTACTGTAATAATCCTTCATTGATTACAATTAGAAGTCTGTACCTCTTACCACCTTTCTTCCTGTATAGTGATCTTTTCAAGTGTATGTGACTGCTCCAGAAGTTCCCTGCCTGTGGGTTTTGTTCCTTGTTCTGCTACACCATGCAAATAGGGGGTGAGAGTCATCTCAGCCACCTGTCTCTGTTTTGGCTGTCTGTAGAGACGTCCACGCACAGACCAGAGCACACTGCATTGACCGTTCGCGCTGATTAGCTTGTAGGGTGGAACTGAAATTTGGATGTGTGAAGCCTCTCCTTCAGGGTATAACGTCCACTCTTTATCATCCTGTCTGATGAAGAAAACTAGGTAAAATATACAAAATGCTGCTCACCTCTTCACAACTAGGAactttgttctcattttctctgaTTCTGTCCCACAGTATGGATTCCTGTTTCCATGCCATACATTCCAAAATCTGTTCTTCAATATGATTAAGGTGTTTTACTACTTCCCGACAAAGGCCATCCTCTGCTCTGATGAAGACTTCAATCACCTGTAAGGTGGATAATTATGATTAACATAATGTACTTGTTTCATAGATTTCTTCTTACAGAAAGACCTAATTCTAATGCCTGATTTTCAAGGAAGAAGAGACTATTAGAAATATTAAGGCTGCATTTCTATGACTCAAGCATATGTTGTCTTGTAGTTTTATCCCAAGACAGATATTTGTCTCTTTCTAAACAAACATGTCAAGCACTGTTGGAGAAAAGCTGCGACAACAGCTCATGAAAAAATGATAATCTATTAGTTACTCTATTGGTACTTGGATACTGCTCCTGTGTTAAACTGCTAACAGTACCTTGATTTTTAAATGCCCTGGACACACCGCCAGAATGACAGGCACTTGGGTAATATTGTTTCAGTGCAAAAAAGGGCAAAGCAGAGAATGAAGGGTTAATGTGTAAGTTAACATCTAGGTAAGGTGTTTTCTTCATATAAGTCAACAGAGTATTCATGACTTGATAAGGATTTCTAGCTATCAAATGCTTTACCTTATAAAAATGATAAACTGGAATGTCAAATATTTCAGTGATGAATGGGAAGTTTCCAGGTGGCTTATATGTAAAGGTGATTATCTCAAGGCAACATGCCAGCAGAGATCTGTG encodes:
- the RBL2 gene encoding retinoblastoma-like protein 2, with the protein product MPGEEEDEAEPGAGGAPAAPSPPTEEGDTRQRYEELCSSLNMDERARSEAWLSYQSMKRNYTLEGNDLHWLACALYVACRKAVPTVSRGTAEGNYVSLTRILRCSEQSLIEFFNKMKKWEDMANLPSQFRERTERLERNFTVSAVIFKKYEPIFQDIFRYPQEDQPRQQRGRKQRRQPCTVTEVFQFCWVLFVHAKGNFPMISDDLVNSYHLLLCALDLVYGNALQCPNRKELLNPNFKGLPEDFHSKDYKVSSDPPCIIEKLCSLHYGLVLEAKGIKEHFWKPYIRKLFDKKLLKGKDENLTGFLDPGNFGDSLKAINKAYEEYVLSVGNLDERIFLGEDADEEIGTLTRCLNTTSGMETAERVQVKHNLQQHFDRSKSLRITTPLTGRKYIRESNPYVTPVSIATYSLSRLHTMLAGLKNAPSENLEKILRACSRDPSQSIANRVKEMYEVYCQSMLSEGEFSNFSKDVASKHFRRAEVLYYKVLESVIEQERRRLGDADLSAILEQDVFHRSLLACCLEIITFTYKPPGNFPFITEIFDIPVYHFYKVIEVFIRAEDGLCREVVKHLNHIEEQILECMAWKQESILWDRIRENENKVPSCEEVMPPQYFERSAGNSVVGSPLTPRRINEVRAETGGPRKGLSSSPTTLYDRYSSPTANPTRRRLFVDNDNTSDNGTPVRAPQQPVVNTVPVQNMNPEAMSVTPVPGQTLVTVATATVTANNGQTVTIPVQGIANENGGITFFPVQVNVGTQPPGVSGPIPPLSAQTLASTLNPQMTGATLQLPGQLTVQQISPGEQRQTQQFTTATSSRPRKMGSLSLFFRKVYHLASVRLRDLCVKLDISDELRKKIWTCFEYSLVHCPDIMMDRHLDQLLMCAIYVMSKVTKEDRSFQNIMRCYRTQPQAKSHVYRSVLIKGRRRRHRSSSSDSSSQRNSPTDRSKERNKERTSRDSSPVMRSSSTLPVPHPNSAPPTPTRLTGANSDTEEEERGDLIQFYNNIYIEQIKEFALKYTSNAIDSPPLSPYPFVRIGSPRRIQLSQNHPVYISPHKNESALSPREKIFYYFSSSPSKRLKEINSMVRTGETPTKKRGILLEDGTEAPAKRICQENHTALLRRLQDVANDRGSH